The genomic stretch AGCTTGGTCGGAAATTCAGCCTTGTTCACAAGGACTACTGAAGTTTTGCGTTTCCATTTTCCTTGCAATTTCTAGCTTCATTAATCTTATGTTTATCGCCAGTAGGAACCACCAGGCTGCCTACGtttttataaggccaaaagacttagtcccacccaaggtatagtgaattctccgactttcaaaaactcaaacactcatccgtaatttaaaaaactaacacctaccctctaaaattaagttaaagttaaagttaaagataaaatcgttatttaataataatatttaaagtttttatcattttaccctcttaatttgaaaaattaacaatttcccttaaaattaaattttgaaaagtgacattttccctcttacctaaggttttcaattttgcCGATGAATTTCTAGTCAACGATGGTCAATTTCTCTCCCTCCGATGCTCACCTTCAAACCGACGATGTCTAGATTAATCTAGATGAAATCCAGATGAAGTCAATTTCGTCTAGATGATGATGACTATCCAGAAGAGATCGATCTTCTCATTTGGACTGTTGTTGTCATCCAGACAAAGCCAACTTCATTTGGATGATGAATATCTAGACAAAGAGTTCGACTATTTGTCTAGATTTCATCAAATCCAGACATCACTAGTCCAATATTAAGCACTAGAGGGAGAGATGACactgggagggagagagattgacCATCGTTGGTCGAAAATTCACCGGGGaaattggaaaccttaggtaggggggaaatgtcacttttcaatacttaattttaggaaaaattattaatttttcaaattaaaggggtaaaatgatataaaatttaaatattattgttaaatgatgattttgtccttCACCTTAACTTAATTTGGGTGGATAttggggtttttgaaagttggagggtGCAATAGCagttcactataccttgggtgggacaaacTGTTTAggccttttccttttttaaaaggCCTAACCTTTCAGGGCCTACTTCCAAACACAGATCTCTCCCTGTATTTTCGTAATTGCAGTCCAAGATGGCCGACACTTACGTTTAAATCTTACTGGGACATTTGAACTCACTCAACGGAAAAGAGGTTGGGTTGCTCTGGGATGTTGAAAAAGAGATGAATAAACTTTCCAACTTGTTCTCAACTATTCAGGCCGTGCTTGAAGATGCCGAGGAGAAGCAAGTAAAGGACAAAGCAATCAAGAATTGGTTAAGGAAGCTCAAACAAGCAGCATAAGTGGTAGATGACATTTTGGATGACTGCGCCACTGAAGCCGCTCGATTAGATTGTAAAGGCCAGAATTCAAGGTTTATAAAGGCAATGTCTTCTTTCTTGCATAAACTTCGTccacataatattttattctgcCACAAGATAGGTGCTAGGATGTGAGAGACAACAGAAAGGTTAGATGAAATTGCTCAAGAGcgaattaaatttcatttggcTGAGTTTGTTTCAGATAAGAGAAAGGAAGTCACAGAAATACGCCAAACTGCCTCCATTATTACGCAATCTCAAGTATATGGAAGAGATGAGGATAAAGAAAAGATTTACAAGTGGGTGGCTGTAGTGACACATTGTTAAGATCAATTTCTTCATTGCAGTACTTATGGGTGGGGGGTTGTAGTGACGCATTGCTAAGATCAATCTCAAACGCTAGACGCCTTAATTACCTATACACTTGTTATAACGATGAGTCAATTTACCTTCCGCATGAGATGCTGCGAAATCTCACCTCTCTTCATTCAATTACTATTGACAATTTCAGCAAGCTTAAGGGGCTTCCCACAGAGTTGCATCAACTTTCCGACCTCCAGGCCTTGAGCATTATTAACTGCCCAGAGCTGGTAGCCTTTCCTGAAGGTATTAAACACCTTAGTTCCCTCCAGCATTTAAGCATATCTGGTGGAATCTCATGGATTGTAGTTGAATTTGATCCAAGCAGACCCACAGGCCAGCAATCCGGATGTTTTTCAAATAAACCTTCTGAGGCTAAGATGGCAGTCTTGCCAGAGGTCTTAAGACATATGCCTGCACCGCAGTCTTTGCGTATATCCAGCTATCCTGATCTATCATCATTGCCTGACTGGCTGGGAGACCTTACATCTCTTCAGTCATTGTACATCTTTAACTGCCCAAACTTGTCATCTCTTCCTGCCAGAATTCAAAGTCTCAGCAATCTAGAGGAACTGGAGATTTTTTACTGCACTGAACTGGTTAAGCGATGTGAGAAAAAGATGGGGGAGGATTGGTACAAAATAGCACAAGGTTACAGTGGAATTGGAACATAAACGATTGCGCAAACTAGAATTACAAACAAGTAAAACTAATTGCTGCAACAAGTTGAAAGGTATGTGCACTTTTGCTCTGCCTGAACTGAAACATTATCCACTCATAAACATTATATCTAAACCATTGCAGATATGATGGGCACTCGATGATAGTACTGTTTCAAGCTTGATTTGAATCTATTATGTTTAGTTCAAGTCCATTCATGTTGGtgcaaatttttatcaaaatctacCGGTGATGTTGATAATGTCATTAGAAAGGTAAGTAGTGTCAAAGGCAAATGAGCTAAACTTAACTCAAGTTGCTGAGTTTGActtctaactcaagtttgactcaaaaacATCAATCCGAGTCTTTGCTGGCTTGGCTCAAATCTCCCTGATGGACTTGAGTTTATTTTTCATGCTGATATCATATCAGTCAAAGGGAGGACTTCTAATGATGTGAGAAATTAACGTTACCTTTGTTTTCTGTTTCCGACACTATTTtcaattgtatataaatatgttgtttacatttgacaaattaaaaactctacAATTTCTTCACAGATGGTACAATTATTAGAACTTCGTTTGAGAAATTaggttaataaattattattttaaacaatatataaaattattttacggtttttttatggccaaaggactattttccacccaaaatatcttgttatctcaaattttcatttcctaattttaaaaatcttatttactcaTTCATGAGCGGTTAAAGTTAACTAAATTTTaaccctttaaaaatttttttcccttaaaccctaaaaactaataattttcctcgtatgttaagttttaaaaaatgacatttccctctaaggtttagttttcaaacttcagtggcatctcctttctcttcctccTGCGGTCGCTCCCTCACCATCTTCCCCTCCAGCCAGTAGTCTTAAACGCATCATCTGTGTCTCctcgacgaagacgagatctctCGTCTTCCCTAGCAAAAATGAGATCTCGTCTTCGTTTTCCCCTACAAAGATGATACTCTCATCTTCGTCTTCCCCTACGAAGATGATACTCTTGTCTTCGTCGAGGAAGATgaacaacttcatcttcccgACAAAgttgagatttatttttagcaTCAATTGATATTATCTAAGCTTTCAAATGAGAGAATCTTGACCGTCAGAGAGAGAAGAGATATCGGGAGATATTTATTGTCGGTGATGACATTAGATTTGACATCGAAGATCTGAAAATGAAACACTAAGGGAGaatggttattttttaaaacttgggttatggaaaaaacttttaatttttagggtttagaggaggaaaaaaataataaattttaatttatttttaatattacagataaaataatgattttacccctaaaatcgttaattttaatcacttatAGAtaggtgtttgagatttttaaagttaagaggtgaaaacttgagataagagcatactttgggtgggaataagtcctttggcctttttctgTTGAAGAACTCTGATCACTTCTACAAAATCACTGGAAACACCTACTGCAATTCGAAACCGGAGACAAACCCCCACTCCATTAAAACCGTTAATAATAGAATGTTAAAAAATAGACCATAACTTTTTACACTTTCATAATCTCTTCTTTAAACCCATTTTAACTGGAAAAGCTTATTAAATCAACCCAAACGTTCAAAGATTTGGCAATGGACCATACTACTAGAGTCGACATTAGATTAGCAACAGTGAAGCCCCGCAGGTCTTGTTATAGTTTTCTCTTGAATTTACATATCAGTCCCAACAAAATGCTTCTCAGATAAACCCCACAGCAGCCCACGAGTACTGTATGTGTGAAGGCATTCGTCACCACCAGTGTTTCAATCTTGTTACTTAGTCATTCTGCTTGTAATTGTGCCTGATAATAAATTAGAGTAGTAATTGCATTTCCATAGCCTTTCAAAAGCGCTTCTGTTTCTCTTCTCTTAATTGTTAATCTGCAAATTTCAGAGTAGCATGCCACATGATTGAATTCTCAAACTTGCAATAGCAGAAACATTATGTTTGAGGTTATTCACTCATAAACATTATGATTCGAACCATTTTAGATATTATAAGTGAAGGTGGATCGTTCATGCCAATTTTGTTATCAGATAAACTGGATAAagtaatattgtttttctttctaaCGACATAACAAAGTTCATTTCTGACTATGTAAAATAAGTTGTATGTACTTACAACCAAAAAATAGTACATAATTTTGTGATGTCAAACTACTTCTTAGTTAAACTtacaacaataatataaaagatgagTAATTAATATACAACAATTAGATAGGTAAACAATATACAAAGATTAGACAAATTACTCATGTGCATGTTTGACAAATCACTTATGTGAATACGCCTAGACAACTTAAATACAGGTAAAAATCTAGGTTTGAAAATAACAAGGAAAATAAGACTGCACAATATCAACCGTATTTTCCAATCTCttcaacttttcaaatttagtctccaaatcataaaataattttatttaagatgagtagattcgatttattaaaatttgtaatgtAATTTACTAATAAATCTACCCTCTTGGCTCTCTCAAGTAAAattagattcgaatcaaattaaacttgaatttgactaAAGTATAAGTTCGAATTGAGCTTTGAGTTCAGATTGGTGGTATagccaaattaaaaaaaaaaactaaaataatgttTCGTATGGATTAAAATGACCTTATTTTAAtctattcatataaaaaatttttctaatttatcgTACCGAACacctttaatatttgaattcgaaaatatttaatttttaagtttatattaaaatttaagtttacttAGGATTAAATTTATTTCGGGCTAGTTTAAACCCAACTCATGTTTAAACTTAATAAACACCATTCGGATCCAATCCAGCACTTCCATCTTCCCTGCAATTTCACGCTTCAATAATCTAATTCTTATTACCAGCAGGGACCACCAGGCCACCTACTTCTGGAAAAAGCCTTGCCTTCCAAACGCGTTTATATTGACTTTGAAGCACACACAAGTCTTCCACGCCTACCTTCATCAACTTCCAAACACTGATCTCTCCCCGTATTTTCATACTTGCAGTCGATGATGGCCGAAGCTTTTGTTCAAATTCTACTGGACAATTTGAACTCACTCATCGGAAATGAGGTTGGGTTGCTCTGGGGTGTtgacaaagaaatgaaaaaactttCCAGCTTGTTCTCAACTATTCAGGCCGTGCTTGAAGACGCTGGGGAGAGGCAAGTAGAGGACAAGGCAATCAAGAATTGGTTAAGGAAGCTAAAAGAGGCGGCTTATGTGGTAGATGACATCTTGGATGATTGCGCCACTGAAGCCTCTCGATTAGAGCATAAATGCCAGAATTCAAGGTTTATAAACAAGACAATGTCTTCTTTCATGCATAAACTTCGTccacataatattttattctgtcACAAGATCGGTGTTAGGATGAGAGAGATTACAGATAGGTTAGATGAAATTGCTCAAGAGCGAAGtaaatttcatttgaatgaGTTTGTTTCAAATAGGGGAAATGAAGTTACAGAAAGACGCCAAACTGCCTCCGTTATTACGCAATCTCAAGTATATGGAAGAGATgaggataaagaaaaaattattgaatgcCTGGTGAAGCGTGTAGCCTGTTGTGATTGCATTTCAATCTACCCAATAGTTGGTTTAGGAGGCCTTGGAAAGACAACACTTGCTCAAGTAGTCTTCAATGATGAAAGAGTGAAGAGTCATTTTGAGGTGAGAATTTGGGTTTGTGTCTCTGAGGATTTCAATGTGAGGAGGATTGTTAAAGCTATTATTGAATCTGCAAGCGGAACTACTTGTGAATTCTTAGACTTGGACCCTTTGCAGCGACGACTACAAGACTTGTTGAATGAGAAACGGTATTTGCTAGTCCTAGATGATGTGTGGAATGAAGATCAAGATATGTGGGACAGGTTAAAGTTTGTATTGGCATGTGGGTCAAAAGGGGCTTCAATCATCGTCACAACTCGTATCAACAGGGTTGCATCAATTATGGGAACGTTTCCCCAGCATAACTTATCAGGTTTACTGGAGGATGATTGCTGGTCATTGTTTAAGGAGCGTGCATTTGGACCTGACAGAGAAGAACGTCCAAACCTTGTAGAATTGGGGAAGGAGATAGTGAAGAAGTGTGGGGGTGTGCCTCTAGCTGTAAAGTCTCTAGGCGGCCTGATGCGCTTTAAAGACCAGGAAAATGAATGGCTCTCTGTTAGGGACAGTGAACTTTGGAACTTGCCACTTGGGGAAAACTCTATCTTGCCAGCTTTACGGTTAAGTTACTCTCATTTACCATCAAAAGTTAGACAATGTTTTGCTTATTGTGCTTTGTTTCCTAAGGATTTTTGGATTGAGAAAAAAATGCTGCTTCATCTATGGATGGCCAACGGGTTTATTCCTTCCTCGGGAAAACAGGAGCTAGAAGATATTGGTAATGAGATATGCAATGAATTATGTTGGAGATCTTTTCTTCTTGACAGTGAGGAATATAATCTGGGTAACGTCATCAGATTTTCTATGCATGACCTCGTTCATGATCTTGCCCAATCTATAATGGAAGATGAATGTCATGCAGTGGAGTATCAATGcacaaattttatctcaaaAGGAATGGTTCATGTCAGCATAAATACTGATTTGCTGCAATCATTTGTGAAGTCTAATGCTTTGCATGGATTAGAAACCCTGAGGACAATTTATCTGGTGCCAGGATATACCTTCAACTTTTCTTGTGACTTCTCAAGATTTATTTCTTTGAGAGCATTATCTGTGTTTCAGCATAATGGGAAAAAGTTGTCTTCAATTAGCCATTTAAAGCATTTAAGGTACTTGAACCTTTCTAACTCTAATTTCGTAAAGCTTCCAGAATCAATTTGTAGGTTGGTTAACATGCAGACTTTGATACTAGAACAATGTGGTTCTCTTCTGAAGCTACCTAAACGGATGCAGTGCCTTAAAAATCTACGACATCTTTACCTGAATCATTGTTATAAATTATCACAAATGCCCCCAAGAATTGGGCAGATCACTTGCTTACAGACTTTAACTCTATTCATTGTGGGTAAGAGGAAAGGTTATCACCTTGCCgaattgaaagatttaaatCTAGGAGGAGAGTTGCATATTAAATATCTTCAGAGAGTGTGCAATCCGCTGGATGCAAAAGAAGCGAATTTGTTGGGAAAGCAAAATCTCCGCCGCTTGACCTTGTCCTGGGAACAAGTTGGTGAATCTGAATTGCTGGAAAATGCTGAGGAGGTCCTTGAAGCCCTTGAGCCTCCCCGAAACCTTGAGCATTTGGTTATAGAGGGATACAAAGGTGCCCATTTTCCACTTTGGTTGAATGATCAAAATCTTAGTAAAGTTGTTTCTATTGAGCTCATGGGATGTTCAAATTGTGTTCAACTTCCTTCCTTGGGGAAACTGCCTTTCCTTCGATATCTTATAATCAATACAATGACTCAAGTACTGTACATTGACCATGATATTCAAAGTGGAGGACTAATAGGAAGATTCCCATCTTTGAAGAAACTGGTGATTTCTAAAATGCCAAGGTTACTGAGGTTGACAATAGAGGATGGAAAAGAACTTTTCCCTTGTCTTACCAACCTGGAAATTTATAATTGCCATAAATTGACTCTGCCATGTCTTCCTTTATTGAAAGATTTACGAGTGCGTGGCTGTAGTGATGCATTGCTAAGATCGGTTCCTTCATTGCAATGCTTACTGGTGGGAGGTTGTAGTGACGCATTGCTGAGATCAATCTCAAACGCTAGACGCCTGAATTACCTACACATTTGTGATAACGATGAGTCAATTTACCTTCCACAAGAGATGTTGCAAAATCTCACCTCTCTTCATTCATTTACTATTGGCAG from Mangifera indica cultivar Alphonso chromosome 6, CATAS_Mindica_2.1, whole genome shotgun sequence encodes the following:
- the LOC123218703 gene encoding putative disease resistance protein RGA3 gives rise to the protein MMAEAFVQILLDNLNSLIGNEVGLLWGVDKEMKKLSSLFSTIQAVLEDAGERQVEDKAIKNWLRKLKEAAYVVDDILDDCATEASRLEHKCQNSRFINKTMSSFMHKLRPHNILFCHKIGVRMREITDRLDEIAQERSKFHLNEFVSNRGNEVTERRQTASVITQSQVYGRDEDKEKIIECLVKRVACCDCISIYPIVGLGGLGKTTLAQVVFNDERVKSHFEVRIWVCVSEDFNVRRIVKAIIESASGTTCEFLDLDPLQRRLQDLLNEKRYLLVLDDVWNEDQDMWDRLKFVLACGSKGASIIVTTRINRVASIMGTFPQHNLSGLLEDDCWSLFKERAFGPDREERPNLVELGKEIVKKCGGVPLAVKSLGGLMRFKDQENEWLSVRDSELWNLPLGENSILPALRLSYSHLPSKVRQCFAYCALFPKDFWIEKKMLLHLWMANGFIPSSGKQELEDIGNEICNELCWRSFLLDSEEYNLGNVIRFSMHDLVHDLAQSIMEDECHAVEYQCTNFISKGMVHVSINTDLLQSFVKSNALHGLETLRTIYLVPGYTFNFSCDFSRFISLRALSVFQHNGKKLSSISHLKHLRYLNLSNSNFVKLPESICRLVNMQTLILEQCGSLLKLPKRMQCLKNLRHLYLNHCYKLSQMPPRIGQITCLQTLTLFIVGKRKGYHLAELKDLNLGGELHIKYLQRVCNPLDAKEANLLGKQNLRRLTLSWEQVGESELLENAEEVLEALEPPRNLEHLVIEGYKGAHFPLWLNDQNLSKVVSIELMGCSNCVQLPSLGKLPFLRYLIINTMTQVLYIDHDIQSGGLIGRFPSLKKLVISKMPRLLRLTIEDGKELFPCLTNLEIYNCHKLTLPCLPLLKDLRVRGCSDALLRSVPSLQCLLVGGCSDALLRSISNARRLNYLHICDNDESIYLPQEMLQNLTSLHSFTIGSFSKLKGLPTELQQLSDLRALNIFNCPELVAFPEGIKHLSSLQHLTISGGVSYMGLQYDLNNPTGYKCACLLDTPSEAKLAVLPEVLRYIPALQSLCVASYRDLASLPNWLGDLTSLQSLYIYNCPNLSSLPDGIQSLSNLLELEIYCCPELVKRCEKETGEDWYKIANIPKISVKL